The following proteins come from a genomic window of Sorghum bicolor cultivar BTx623 chromosome 3, Sorghum_bicolor_NCBIv3, whole genome shotgun sequence:
- the LOC8060313 gene encoding transcription factor JAMYB translates to MDALWKQGSSSLCDWPAAEAELLRRGPWTVDEDALLAGYVAAHGEGRWNELARAAGLRRTGKSCRLRWLNYLRPGVRRGDFTPREQLLILDLHARWGNRWSKIAAHLPGRTDNEVKNYWRTRVQKHAKQLGCDVGSHRFHDAIRNLWMPRLIERIHADETSATAAAAAAAADNVSRYYSSTSPSHELSSSQPAAAYGNAVPVGNCARAPSPDASSSVTGSSWSREASPPSQLQSSSCSTMAGCSTSTDQCHNNGCSSATSVVDMFDESWSELLARANHDDTEFGFGLGETGDNWWSLEDIWEQPLY, encoded by the coding sequence ATGGACGCGCTGTGGAAGCAGGGTTCGTCGTCGTTGTGTGACTggccggcggcggaggcggagctgCTGCGGCGGGGGCCGTGGACGGTGGACGAGGACGCGCTGCTGGCGGGGTACGTGGCGGCGCACGGCGAAGGGCGGTGGAACGAGCTGGCGCGCGCCGCGGGGCTCCGGCGCACGGGCAAGAGCTGCCGCCTCCGCTGGCTCAACTACCTCCGCCCCGGGGTGCGCCGCGGGGACTTCACCCCGCGGGAGCAGCTGCTCATCCTCGACCTCCACGCGCGCTGGGGCAACCGCTGGTCCAAGATCGCCGCGCACCTGCCGGGCCGCACCGACAACGAGGTCAAGAACTACTGGCGGACAAGGGTGCAGAAACACGCCAAGCAGCTGGGATGCGACGTCGGCAGCCACCGGTTCCACGACGCCATCAGGAACCTCTGGATGCCGCGCCTCATCGAGAGGATCCACGCCGACGAGACAtcagccaccgccgccgccgccgctgccgctgccgataACGTCTCTCGCTACTACTCGTCCACGAGCCCATCGCACGAGCTGTCGTCGTCCCAACCGGCGGCGGCGTACGGAAACGCTGTGCCCGTCGGCAACTGCGCGCGCGCGCCGTCCCCGGACGCGTCGTCGAGTGTCACCGGGTCGTcgtggtcacgggaggcgtcgCCGCCGTCGCAGCTCCAATCGAGCAGCTGCTCGACCATGGCGGGATGCTCTACTTCTACCGACCAATGCCACAACAACGGATGCTCCAGCGCCACGAGCGTCGTCGACATGTTCGACGAGAGCTGGTCGGAGCTTCTTGCTCGCGCCAACCATGACGACACGGAATTCGGATTCGGATTGGGAGAAACCGGAGACAACTGGTGGAGCTTGGAGGATATCTGGGAACAACCGCTTTACTGA